A single Planctomycetota bacterium DNA region contains:
- a CDS encoding CTP synthase — MAKHIFVTGGVVSSLGKGLTSAALGLVLERRGLRVAIQKFDPYINVDPGTMSPYQHGEVYVTPDGAETDLDLGHYERFTSSPICRLSNFTTGSIYKSIIDKERRGDYLGKTVQVVPHVTDEIKGAVRQIATRDVDLVITEIGGTVGDIEGLPFLEAIRQFRLDVGRENVLYVHLTLIPYLRAAGEIKTKPTQHSVNKLREIGIQPDILICRSERPLGDDVRAKIALFCNVEKEAVYEELDLEASYLVYELPLVFARQGLDEMIIRKLGLNCGEARLDDWARMVETLRKPARSVEIAVVGKYIQLKDAYKSIYEALTHAGIANDARVNVRMVESEDVEHQGAEAALGGVGGVLVPGGFGYRGIEGKVAAIRYAREAKVPFFGICLGMQCAVIEFARTVCSYAGANSTEFDPKTKHPVIDLMEQQKRVAGLGGTMRLGSYPCELLPDTRAHAAYGAATVCERHRHRYEFNNAYREKMRRKGMVFSGVSPDGALVEIIEVHDHPWFVAVQFHPEFQSKPLRPHPLFRDFVAHALAQR; from the coding sequence ATGGCCAAACACATCTTCGTGACCGGCGGGGTCGTCTCCAGCCTCGGCAAGGGCCTCACCTCGGCCGCACTCGGCCTCGTGCTCGAACGCCGCGGCCTGCGAGTGGCCATCCAGAAGTTCGACCCCTACATCAACGTGGACCCCGGCACCATGAGCCCGTACCAGCATGGCGAGGTCTACGTGACGCCCGACGGGGCCGAGACCGACCTCGACCTCGGCCACTACGAGCGGTTCACCAGCTCGCCCATCTGCCGCCTGTCGAACTTCACCACCGGCTCCATCTACAAGAGCATCATTGACAAGGAGCGCCGCGGCGACTACCTGGGCAAGACCGTGCAGGTCGTGCCCCACGTCACCGACGAGATCAAGGGCGCCGTCCGCCAGATCGCCACCCGCGACGTGGACCTGGTGATCACCGAGATCGGCGGCACCGTGGGCGACATCGAGGGCCTGCCCTTCCTCGAGGCGATCCGACAGTTCCGCCTCGACGTCGGGCGCGAGAACGTCCTCTACGTTCACCTCACCCTTATCCCCTACCTGCGCGCCGCCGGCGAGATCAAGACCAAGCCCACCCAGCACTCGGTCAACAAGCTCCGCGAGATCGGCATCCAGCCCGACATCCTGATCTGCCGCAGCGAGCGGCCGCTGGGCGACGACGTGCGCGCCAAGATCGCCCTCTTCTGCAATGTCGAGAAAGAGGCCGTCTATGAAGAGCTGGACCTCGAGGCGAGCTACCTCGTCTACGAGCTGCCGCTGGTGTTCGCCCGCCAGGGCCTCGACGAGATGATCATCCGCAAGCTGGGCCTGAACTGCGGCGAGGCCCGGCTCGACGACTGGGCGAGGATGGTCGAAACCCTCCGCAAGCCCGCCAGGTCCGTCGAGATCGCCGTCGTCGGCAAGTACATCCAGCTCAAGGACGCCTACAAGAGCATCTACGAGGCCCTCACCCACGCCGGCATCGCCAACGACGCCCGCGTGAACGTGCGCATGGTCGAGTCCGAGGACGTCGAGCACCAGGGGGCCGAGGCGGCCCTGGGCGGCGTGGGGGGCGTGCTCGTGCCCGGCGGCTTCGGCTACCGCGGCATCGAGGGCAAGGTCGCCGCCATCCGCTACGCCCGCGAGGCCAAGGTCCCCTTCTTCGGCATCTGCCTGGGCATGCAGTGCGCCGTCATCGAGTTCGCCCGCACGGTGTGCAGCTACGCCGGCGCCAACTCCACCGAGTTCGACCCCAAGACCAAGCATCCCGTGATTGACCTCATGGAGCAGCAGAAGCGCGTGGCCGGCCTGGGCGGCACCATGCGGCTCGGCTCGTACCCCTGCGAACTGCTGCCCGACACCAGGGCCCACGCCGCCTACGGTGCCGCCACGGTCTGCGAGCGGCATCGCCACCGCTACGAGTTCAACAACGCCTACCGCGAGAAAATGCGCCGCAAAGGCATGGTCTTCAGCGGCGTGAGCCCCGACGGCGCCCTCGTCGAGATCATCGAAGTCCACGACCACCCCTGGTTCGTCGCCGTCCAGTTCCACCCCGAGTTCCAATCCAAGCCCCTCCGCCCGCATCCGCTGTTCCGCGACTTCGTGGCGCATGCCTTGGCGCAGCGATAG